A single window of Danio rerio strain Tuebingen ecotype United States chromosome 15, GRCz12tu, whole genome shotgun sequence DNA harbors:
- the nlrp16 gene encoding NACHT, LRR and PYD domains-containing protein 3 isoform X4, translating into MKAGDDNEERSVVSIKSDKSMKTPIELPNGHVPDQRHHSPDPSAVSLKSDKSMKTPIELQNGHNPGDQSFRERYNSPDPSAVSLKSDKSMKIPIELKIGDATENQRYSRTKYYQDILTADSLPGRFIHQQDSETHRQKIQRFKSNIKQKHQYIFEGFAKQRNPTLLNEIYIDLYITEGGNGEIRNEHEYKRIEKSLKTAATATIPIKCRDIFTPLPGQDKAIRTVLTKGVAGIGKTVSVQKFILDWAEEKENQDVQLIFPLPFREINLMKDKTLSLLDLLQLFFPQTKEMEISSDKYRVMFILDGLDECRLPLNFRRNETLRDANKETSVDVLLTNLIVGNLLPSALIWITSRPAAADLVPSECVHRVTEVRGFNDPQKEEYFSKRISDQSLANTIISHLKSSRSLYIMCHIPVFCWISATVLEKMLSEAETAEIPKTLTQMYTHFLMAQINIKDMKYTEKKDKDIIFKLGKLAYEQLERGNIIFYEEDLRECGIDVAEASVYSGLCTQIFREEFGLYQEKVFSFVHLSIQEHLAALYVHLSFHNNGENVLEAQEYRKPGTMLSLHKCAVDKTVQISNGRFDLFLRFLIGLSLQSNHSLLKDLLGKKPGSSLKIEQTTDYLKEKLKSIPCSERALVVFHCLNELNDHSLITEIQNYLNAGEIKTDTLSPHNWLALVYILMTSNEKFEEFQLQKYGRLDVALLWLLPVIKLSKRILLNDCNITYKGCAILSMVLSSESNVRELDLSNNNLQDSGVEILCIGLKKSANAKQLLKEGFEKKNIDLALLLKQNTSFEDYVCRTAGLQDTECRLESLNLTNCGVTEEGCVFLSKALILNGTYLKVLDLSCNAIGNSGVKHLCAALENVHCALETMILAKCGLTEESCAALASALSSKTNLTNLDLSINDLQDSGMRKLCVGLQNPHCKLQKLRLSNCNVTHEELRALTEALKSNPSKLKELDLLVNNL; encoded by the exons ATGAAAGCTGGAGACGACAATGAAGAAAGAAG TGTTGTGTCCATAAAAAGTGACAAATCGATGAAAACGCCTATTGAGTTACCAAATGGACATGTTCCAGATCAAAG ACACCATTCACCTGATCCCAGTGCTGTGTCCCTGAAAAGTGACAAATCAATGAAAACACCAATCGAGTTACAAAATGGACATAATCCAGGAGATCAAAG TTTTAGAGAAAGATACAATTCACCTGATCCCAGTGCTGTGTCCCTGAAAAGTGACAAATCAATGAAAATACCAATTGAGTTAAAAATAGGAGATGCTACAGAGAATCAAAG GTATTCACGAACAAAATATTATCAGGATATTCTGACGGCTGACAGCCTTCCTGGAAGATTCATCCATCA ACAGGATTCCGAAACCCATAGACAAAAAATCCAAAGATTCAAATcaaacataaaacagaaacatcagTACATTTTTGAAGGATTTGCAAAGCAGAGAAACCCAACACTCCTCAATGAGATTTACATAGATCTCTACATCACAGAGGGTGGGAATGGAGAGATCAGAAATGAACATGAATATAAAAGGATAGAAAAATCTCTGAAGACTGCAGCAACAGCAACAATACCTATAAAATGCAGAGACATCTTTACACCTTTACCTGGACAAGACAAAGCCATCAGAACTGTGCTGACGAAGGGAGTCGCTGGCATCGGAAAAAcagtctctgtgcagaagttcatccTGGACTGGGCTGAAGAGAAGGAGAATCAGGACGTCCAGCTCATCTTTCCACTTCCTTTCAGAGAGATCAATCTGATGAAGGACAAAACACTCAGTCTGTTAGATCTTCTTCAGCTCTTTTTCCCTCAAACTAAAGAAATGGAAATATCCAGTGACAAATATAGAGTGATGTTCATTCTTGATGGTTTGGATGAATGTCGGCTTCCCTTAAATTTCAGAAGGAACGAGACTCTGAGGGATGCAAACAAAGAGACATCAGTGGATGTGCTGCTGACGAACCTGATTGTGGGGAATCTGCTTCCCTCTGccctcatctggatcacctccagaccagcagcagcagatctcgTCCCCTCTGAGTGTGTCCATCGAGTGACAGAGGTACGAGGCTTCAATGaccctcagaaggaggaatactTCAGCAAGAGAATCAGTGATCAGAGTCTGGCCAATACAATCATCTCACACCTGAAGTCCTCCAGGAGCCTCTAcatcatgtgccacatcccagtgtTCTGCTGGATCTCAGCCACTGTTCTGGAGAAGATGTTGAGTGAAGCAGAGACTGCAGAGATTCCCAAGACTCTCActcagatgtacacacacttccTGATGGCCCAGATCAACATTAAAGACATGAAGTAtactgaaaaaaaagacaaagacatTATCTTCAAGCTGGGGAAACTGGCGTATGAGCAACTGGAAAGAGGCAATATAATCTTCTATGAGGAAGACCTGAGAGAGTGTGGCATTGATGTGGCAGAAGCTTCAGTTTACTCAGGATTGTGCACTCAGATCTTCAGAGAGGAGTTTGGCTTGTATCAGGAAAAAGTCTTCAGCTTTGTTCATCTGAGCATTCAGGAACATCTAGCGGCTCTATATGTGCACCTCTCCTTCCACAACAATGGTGAAAATGTGCTTGAAGCACAGGAATACAGAAAGCCAGGAACAATGTTGAGCTTACACAAATGTGCAGTTGATAAAACTGTACAAATTTCAAATGGACGTTTTGATCTTTTCCTTCGTTTCCTCATCGGACTTTCACTGCAGTCAAATCACAGCCTCCTAAAAGATCTTTTGGGGAAGAAGCCAGGCAGCTCACTGAAAATAGAACAAACTACCGACTATCTTAAGGAAAAACTCAAATCAATCCCTTGTTCAGAAAGGGCTCTTGTTGTTTTCCACTGTCTGAATGAACTCAACGATCATTCTCTCATTACTGAAATACAAAACTACCTGAACGCtggagaaataaaaacagacacttTGTCCCCACACAACTGGTTGGCTCTGGTTTACAttttaatgacatcaaatgagAAGTTTGAGGAGTTTCAACTTCAAAAATATGGACGACTGGACGTTGCCTTGCTCTGGCTTCTGCCTGTGATCAAGCTTTCAAAAAGGATTTT GTTGAATGACTGTAATATCACATATAAAGGCTGTGCAATATTGTCTATGGTTCTTTCATCCGAATCCAAtgtgagagagctggacctgagcaACAACAACCTGCAGGACTCAGGAGTAGAAATACTCTGTATCGGCCTGAAGAAATCGGCCAACGCAAAACAACT GCTAAAAGAAGGGTTTGAAAAGAAGAACATTGATCTAGCCTTATTGCTTAAGCAGAACACAAGCTTTGAAGATTATGTATGTCGCACTGCTGGATTACAGGACACAGAGTGTAGATTGGAGTCTCTGAA CCTGACCAACTGTGGAGTAACAGAAGAGGGTTGTGTTTTTCTGAGCAAAGCTCTGATTTTAAATGGTACCTATCTGAAAGTGCTGGACCTGAGCTGTAACGCCATTGGAAACTCTGGTGTGAAACACCTTTGTGCTGCTCTGGAGAACGTTCACTGTGCACTAGAAACAATGAT ATTGGCCAAATGTGGATTGACAGAGGAAAGTTGTGCTGCTCTGGCTTCAGCCCTCAGCTCAAAAACCAATCTGACAAATCTGGATCTGAGTATTAATGATCTACAAGACTCAGGCATGAGGAAGCTCTGTGTGGGACTGCAGAATCCTCACTGTAAACTACAGAAGCTGAG GTTGTCCAACTGTAATGTAACTCACGAAGAACTGAGGGCGCTGACTGAAGCTCTGAAATCAAATCCATCAAAACTGAAAGAGCTCGATCTTCTCGTGAACAATCTGTAG